One window of the Vicinamibacterales bacterium genome contains the following:
- a CDS encoding glycosyltransferase family 2 protein: protein MPDNLFSLAIIIVTYNSADEIVACLDSLVGHTDPFPTTITVVDNASSDGTAGLVRQRFPSVRVIESPTNVGFSRANNLGIRATGGDYVLLMNPDTVAPPGAIQTLVRGLASHRDAAVAGARLLSERGFPELSWGEPISPWSEFKRKVFSTLYHRKIRRIVRRVDKLSRQAREVAWVSGACMVIRRPDLEAVGLLDERFFMYTEDVDLCVQMTKRGRTVLYVAGAEVLHYRGRSAGRNPDTARMRRKSQVAYYDKHLPRWAGLLRSYLKITGKPFTD from the coding sequence GTGCCCGATAATCTCTTCTCCCTCGCCATCATCATCGTCACCTACAACTCGGCGGACGAGATCGTCGCGTGCCTCGACTCGCTGGTGGGACACACCGATCCGTTCCCGACCACCATCACCGTGGTTGACAACGCGTCCAGCGACGGCACCGCCGGCCTGGTCAGGCAACGGTTCCCGAGCGTGCGGGTGATCGAGTCGCCCACCAACGTCGGGTTCTCGCGCGCGAACAACCTGGGCATTCGCGCCACGGGTGGCGACTACGTCCTGCTCATGAACCCCGACACCGTGGCGCCGCCGGGCGCCATCCAGACGCTGGTGCGCGGGCTGGCATCGCACCGCGACGCGGCGGTGGCGGGCGCCCGCCTGCTGAGCGAGCGCGGGTTCCCGGAATTGTCGTGGGGCGAGCCGATCAGCCCCTGGAGCGAGTTCAAGCGGAAGGTGTTCTCGACCCTCTACCACCGCAAAATCCGGCGCATCGTCCGCCGGGTGGACAAGTTGAGCCGCCAGGCGCGCGAAGTGGCGTGGGTCAGCGGCGCCTGCATGGTGATCCGGCGCCCCGATCTCGAGGCTGTGGGCCTGCTCGACGAGCGGTTCTTCATGTACACGGAAGACGTCGACCTGTGCGTGCAGATGACCAAGCGCGGCCGCACGGTACTGTATGTGGCCGGCGCCGAGGTCCTGCACTACCGCGGGCGGTCCGCGGGCCGCAACCCGGACACCGCGCGCATGCGCCGGAAGAGCCAGGTCGCGTACTACGACAAGCACCTGCCCCGGTGGGCCGGGCTGCTCCGGTCCTACCTGAAAATCACCGGCAAGCCCTTCACGGACTGA
- a CDS encoding type II toxin-antitoxin system VapC family toxin: protein MIHLDSSFLIDLHRETVSGRPGGALDLIESLDPNELLGVSVHVACELRAGAELSRHALREHEALDELMSGLQVVYPDDRFASHYARLLAATTRGSKPVATMDLLIATAATLDDAPLVTRNVKDFSRVPGLRVLKY, encoded by the coding sequence GTGATCCATCTCGACTCCTCGTTCCTGATCGATTTGCATCGCGAAACGGTGAGTGGGCGACCCGGTGGCGCGCTGGACCTGATCGAGTCGCTTGATCCAAACGAGCTGCTCGGTGTGTCAGTGCACGTGGCGTGTGAACTGCGCGCCGGGGCGGAACTCTCGCGCCACGCGCTACGTGAGCATGAGGCCTTGGATGAACTGATGTCGGGTCTTCAAGTGGTGTACCCGGACGACCGGTTCGCGTCACACTACGCGCGATTACTGGCCGCGACGACACGCGGCAGCAAGCCGGTGGCCACCATGGATCTGCTGATTGCCACGGCGGCGACTCTTGATGATGCGCCGCTCGTGACGCGGAACGTAAAGGACTTTTCGCGCGTGCCAGGCCTGCGGGTTCTCAAATATTGA
- a CDS encoding undecaprenyl-phosphate glucose phosphotransferase, which translates to MVRRHNRLLVAFHVATDAVMAMVAFLLAYVLRFESGLFTITRGQPPIEQYFSVLPFVALVVPIGFHFQGLYRLRRGRSRIDDFFNVLVGSIFAVVLGIVSTLYFQAYYASDVQRDIGAFEVSRLVWALFLLCNIVAGYLSRKFIREALERRWLAGVGLRRILIAGAGELGRVVADRMLEHRELGYQLVGFVDDKAGGDHLGYRGLPLLGSLKQAAEIVANEKIDDLYVALPLEEHMKLLDLVESTSREGVDVKVVPDLLQFIALRARLEDLDGVPVINLNDVPHQGVSAFFKRTLDILISAGALTVMALPGLLISWLIKQSSPGPVFYTQERMGLDGKQFNVYKFRTMPLDAEPEGPVWGDENDPRATGIGTWLRAHDLDEWPQFWNVLVGEMSIVGPRPERPFFVEQFKHRIPQYMLRHKVKAGITGWAQVNGWRGNTSLEKRIEYDLYYIENWSVTLDIKIMWLTLIRVLTPNRGAA; encoded by the coding sequence ATGGTAAGGCGCCACAACCGCCTGCTCGTCGCCTTCCACGTGGCCACCGACGCGGTGATGGCCATGGTGGCGTTCCTGCTCGCCTACGTCCTCCGCTTCGAATCCGGCCTCTTCACCATCACCCGCGGCCAGCCGCCCATTGAGCAGTACTTCAGCGTGCTGCCGTTCGTGGCGCTGGTGGTGCCGATCGGCTTCCACTTCCAGGGCCTGTATCGCCTGCGGCGCGGCCGCTCGCGCATCGACGACTTCTTCAACGTGCTGGTCGGCAGCATCTTCGCCGTCGTGCTCGGCATCGTCAGCACGCTGTATTTCCAGGCCTACTACGCGTCGGACGTGCAGCGCGACATCGGCGCCTTCGAAGTGTCGCGGCTGGTGTGGGCGCTGTTCCTGCTCTGCAACATCGTCGCCGGCTACCTGTCGCGCAAGTTCATCCGCGAAGCGCTCGAGCGGCGCTGGCTGGCGGGGGTCGGCCTGCGGCGCATCCTGATCGCCGGCGCCGGCGAGCTGGGCCGCGTGGTGGCGGACCGGATGCTCGAGCATCGCGAGCTCGGCTATCAGCTGGTCGGCTTCGTCGACGACAAGGCCGGCGGCGATCACCTCGGCTACCGGGGGCTGCCGCTCCTCGGCTCGCTCAAGCAAGCCGCGGAGATCGTCGCCAACGAGAAGATCGACGACCTCTACGTGGCGCTGCCGCTCGAAGAGCACATGAAGCTGCTCGACCTGGTCGAATCGACCAGCCGCGAGGGCGTCGACGTCAAGGTGGTGCCCGACCTGCTGCAGTTCATCGCACTGCGGGCGCGGCTCGAAGACCTCGACGGCGTGCCGGTCATCAACCTGAACGACGTGCCCCACCAGGGCGTGAGCGCGTTCTTCAAGCGCACGCTCGACATCCTGATCTCCGCCGGCGCGCTGACGGTGATGGCGCTGCCCGGTCTGCTGATCTCGTGGCTGATCAAGCAGAGCTCGCCCGGACCGGTGTTCTACACGCAGGAGCGCATGGGCCTCGACGGCAAGCAGTTCAACGTCTACAAGTTCCGGACGATGCCGCTCGACGCCGAGCCGGAAGGCCCGGTGTGGGGCGACGAGAACGACCCGCGCGCGACCGGCATTGGCACGTGGCTGCGCGCCCACGACCTCGACGAATGGCCGCAGTTCTGGAACGTGCTGGTCGGCGAGATGTCGATTGTCGGCCCGCGGCCGGAACGGCCCTTCTTCGTCGAGCAGTTCAAGCACCGCATTCCGCAGTACATGCTCCGCCACAAGGTGAAGGCCGGCATCACCGGCTGGGCCCAGGTCAACGGCTGGCGCGGCAACACCTCGCTCGAGAAGCGCATCGAGTACGACCTGTACTACATCGAAAACTGGTCGGTAACCCTGGACATCAAAATCATGTGGCTGACCCTGATCCGCGTGCTTACCCCGAACCGCGGGGCCGCCTAA
- a CDS encoding glycosyltransferase family 1 protein yields the protein MRIAVDARELCGHTTGVGRYLSELLTEWATAPDAARHEWTLYAHAPPRLPEGWKSNVRVIAGSGGSSWEQWAFPRALASRRPDVVFAPAYSAPLTAPAPVVLTIHDVSFFAHPEWFASREGLRRRLLTAWSARRAKVVLTDTAFSQGEIARHIGLPASRVRVIPLGMRAVVRLKPDATSLMAAPPEPVREPIVLYVGSVFERRRVDQLIGAFDTVADQVPAAQLEIVGENRTRRPRLDLDALRGQSRHRDRIHIRSYVDDATLASLYARASVFAFLSEYEGFGLTPLEALAAGVPPVLLDTPVARETAGAAARYVPPAAGREAIAAALVTCLTNAGARRDILQQAPAVLGQYNWAATAARTLAAIEEGAGAR from the coding sequence ATGCGCATCGCCGTTGACGCGCGCGAGCTCTGCGGCCACACCACGGGCGTGGGACGGTATCTCAGCGAGTTGCTCACCGAGTGGGCGACGGCGCCCGACGCGGCTCGCCATGAGTGGACGCTCTACGCGCACGCGCCGCCACGGCTTCCCGAGGGCTGGAAGTCCAACGTCCGGGTCATTGCCGGCAGCGGCGGGTCCTCATGGGAACAATGGGCCTTCCCCCGCGCGCTCGCGTCGCGGCGTCCCGACGTGGTGTTCGCGCCGGCGTATTCCGCGCCGCTCACGGCGCCCGCGCCGGTGGTGCTGACCATTCACGACGTGTCGTTCTTCGCGCACCCGGAGTGGTTCGCGTCCCGCGAGGGCCTGCGGCGGCGCCTCCTCACCGCCTGGTCGGCGCGGCGCGCCAAGGTGGTGCTGACCGACACCGCCTTCTCGCAGGGCGAGATCGCGCGGCACATCGGGCTGCCCGCGTCCCGTGTCCGCGTGATTCCCCTCGGCATGCGGGCTGTGGTCCGGCTGAAGCCGGACGCCACGTCACTGATGGCCGCCCCACCGGAACCTGTGCGCGAGCCAATCGTGTTATACGTGGGCTCGGTGTTTGAGCGACGACGGGTTGATCAGTTGATTGGGGCCTTTGATACCGTGGCGGACCAGGTGCCGGCGGCACAACTCGAGATCGTCGGGGAAAACCGGACGCGGCGGCCGCGCCTCGACCTCGACGCCCTGCGCGGGCAATCGCGCCATCGGGATCGCATCCACATCAGGTCCTATGTTGACGACGCCACGCTGGCGAGCTTGTACGCGCGCGCCTCGGTGTTTGCCTTCCTCTCGGAATACGAAGGCTTCGGCCTGACGCCCCTCGAAGCGCTGGCGGCAGGCGTGCCGCCGGTGTTGCTCGACACGCCGGTGGCGCGTGAAACGGCCGGCGCGGCCGCGCGCTACGTGCCGCCGGCGGCCGGGCGCGAGGCGATCGCGGCGGCGCTGGTTACGTGCCTGACCAACGCCGGCGCGCGCCGCGACATCCTGCAGCAGGCGCCCGCCGTGCTGGGCCAGTACAACTGGGCGGCCACCGCCGCCCGCACGCTGGCCGCCATCGAAGAGGGTGCCGGTGCCCGATAA
- a CDS encoding glycosyltransferase family 1 protein, whose translation MRIAIDARKLRDFGIGTYIRNILIELSRLDQQTEYVVLCKPDDMDSGDVLGRNFRMVPETAPPYSIAEQFRIPLALARERVKMVHEPHYVLPPAIRCRSVVTIHDCIHLMFPQYLPGKLAHVYAKGSMWSATRKADKVLTVSEASKRDILRFFDIPPEKVVVIYNAIDERFLGEADTTRMDLTRQRYQLDHPFVLYVGNIKPHKNVERLVEAFALARLSGPDHLKLIIIGDELSKYPALRQAVHRHKLDKHVRFLGFQPQETLAAFYRLARAFVFPSLYEGFGLPPLEAMACGTPVVTSNVSSLPEVAGGAALLVDPHEAAAIADGIVRAVTDETLRAELITKGLARARDFSWKQSVAKIHQIYMEVVNR comes from the coding sequence ATGCGTATCGCGATCGACGCGCGGAAGCTGCGCGACTTCGGCATCGGCACCTACATTCGCAACATCCTGATCGAGCTGTCACGCCTCGATCAGCAGACCGAGTACGTGGTGCTGTGCAAGCCGGACGACATGGATTCCGGGGACGTGCTGGGGCGGAACTTCCGGATGGTGCCGGAAACCGCGCCGCCGTATTCGATTGCCGAGCAGTTCCGCATCCCGCTCGCGCTCGCGCGCGAGCGCGTCAAGATGGTCCACGAGCCGCACTACGTGCTGCCGCCGGCCATCCGCTGCCGGTCGGTGGTGACCATCCACGACTGCATCCACCTGATGTTCCCGCAGTACCTGCCGGGCAAGCTCGCCCACGTCTACGCCAAGGGGTCGATGTGGAGCGCCACGCGCAAGGCCGACAAGGTGCTGACGGTGTCGGAGGCGTCGAAGCGCGACATCCTGCGCTTCTTCGACATCCCGCCGGAGAAGGTGGTGGTGATCTACAACGCCATCGACGAGCGGTTTCTCGGCGAAGCCGACACCACGCGCATGGACCTGACGCGGCAGCGCTACCAGCTCGATCACCCGTTCGTGCTCTACGTCGGCAACATCAAGCCGCACAAGAACGTCGAACGCCTGGTCGAGGCGTTCGCCCTCGCCCGGCTCAGCGGTCCCGACCACCTCAAGCTGATCATCATCGGCGACGAGCTGTCGAAGTACCCGGCGCTGCGGCAGGCGGTGCACCGGCACAAGCTGGACAAGCACGTGCGGTTCCTGGGATTCCAGCCGCAGGAAACGCTGGCGGCGTTCTACCGCCTCGCCCGCGCGTTCGTGTTTCCGTCGCTGTATGAAGGCTTCGGCCTGCCGCCGCTGGAGGCCATGGCCTGCGGCACGCCGGTGGTGACATCGAACGTCTCATCGCTGCCGGAAGTGGCGGGCGGCGCCGCGCTGCTGGTGGACCCGCACGAAGCCGCGGCCATCGCCGACGGCATCGTCCGCGCGGTGACGGACGAGACGCTGCGCGCCGAGCTGATCACAAAGGGCCTCGCCCGCGCCCGCGACTTTTCGTGGAAGCAGAGCGTCGCGAAGATTCACCAGATCTACATGGAAGTGGTGAACCGGTAG
- a CDS encoding UDP-glucuronic acid decarboxylase family protein, protein MPRAVITGAAGFIGSHLSEALLDRGFSVVGIDNLLTGDLANIAHLRDRDFQFIRHDVTNYIDVDGPVDYVLHWASPASPIDYLELPIPTLKVGALGTHKALGLAKAKGATFLIASTSEVYGDPLEHPQKESYWGNVNPIGPRGVYDEAKRFAEAMTVAYRRYHNLDTKIVRIFNTYGPRMRIRDGRAVPAFISQALLNQDVTVFGDGTQTRSFCYISDLVDGIIRLMHSKENDPINIGNPQEMTIEQIARLIIEMTGSKSRIVYGPLPTDDPKVRQPDITRARTLLGWEPKVPLEQGLVRTIDYFRKKVLGS, encoded by the coding sequence GTGCCGCGCGCGGTCATCACCGGCGCCGCCGGCTTCATCGGCTCCCACCTGTCGGAGGCGCTGCTCGATCGCGGCTTCTCGGTGGTCGGCATCGACAACCTGCTGACCGGTGACCTGGCCAACATCGCGCACCTGCGCGACCGCGACTTCCAGTTCATCCGCCACGACGTCACCAACTACATCGACGTCGACGGCCCGGTGGACTACGTGCTGCACTGGGCCAGCCCGGCCAGCCCGATCGACTACCTGGAGCTGCCCATCCCGACGCTCAAGGTCGGCGCGCTCGGCACCCATAAGGCGCTGGGCCTGGCCAAGGCGAAGGGGGCCACGTTCCTGATCGCCTCCACCTCCGAGGTCTACGGCGATCCGCTCGAACATCCGCAGAAAGAAAGCTACTGGGGCAACGTCAACCCGATCGGACCGCGCGGCGTCTACGATGAAGCCAAGCGCTTTGCCGAAGCGATGACGGTGGCCTACCGCCGGTACCACAACCTCGACACCAAGATCGTCCGCATCTTCAATACCTACGGCCCGCGCATGCGCATCCGTGACGGCCGCGCCGTGCCGGCGTTCATCTCGCAGGCGCTGCTGAACCAGGACGTCACGGTGTTCGGCGACGGCACGCAGACGCGGAGCTTCTGTTACATCAGCGACCTGGTGGACGGCATCATCCGCCTGATGCACTCGAAGGAAAACGATCCGATCAACATCGGCAACCCGCAGGAGATGACGATCGAGCAGATCGCGCGCCTGATCATCGAGATGACGGGGTCGAAGAGCCGGATCGTCTACGGGCCGCTGCCCACCGACGACCCGAAGGTGCGGCAGCCGGACATCACCCGGGCGCGCACCCTGCTCGGCTGGGAGCCGAAAGTGCCGCTCGAGCAGGGGCTCGTGCGCACCATCGATTACTTCAGGAAAAAGGTTCTAGGTTCCTAG
- a CDS encoding glycosyltransferase family 1 protein: MRILVDYRPALRERTGVGEFVHELARALCDGSHPQDPVTLFTSSWKDRASAALASEMPSARIADVKIPVRTLVWDWNRMEWPPIEWFAGEHDVVHSQSPMLIPTTNGARVVTIHDLDFLRHPEQMSAEIRRDYPRLARSHAARADAIVVSSQYAAGEVTRELGITPSRVHVCPPGRPDWSAAVAARQAKQRGTTILFLGTLNLRKNVGTLLEAYARLRAQVPDAPRLVLAGHTTPDSARWEARAKEAPLAGHVEITGYVDTATRIELFARARMLVLPSYEEGFGLPVLEAMACGIPVVVSARGSLPEVAGPAADPIDPDDAEALTARMRALLDDGEVEAAAHRSLLQASLYSWTACAAAARKAYASAMEVHAHRR; this comes from the coding sequence GTGCGGATCCTGGTCGACTACCGCCCGGCGCTACGCGAGCGGACGGGCGTCGGCGAATTCGTTCATGAACTCGCCAGGGCCCTGTGCGACGGGAGCCATCCGCAGGACCCCGTCACGCTGTTTACCAGTTCCTGGAAGGACCGGGCCTCGGCAGCACTTGCATCCGAGATGCCATCGGCCCGGATCGCGGACGTCAAGATCCCGGTACGCACCCTGGTCTGGGACTGGAATCGCATGGAATGGCCGCCCATCGAGTGGTTCGCGGGCGAGCACGACGTGGTCCACAGCCAGAGCCCGATGCTGATTCCCACCACCAACGGCGCGCGGGTGGTCACCATCCACGACCTGGATTTTCTGCGCCACCCGGAACAAATGTCTGCCGAAATCCGCCGCGACTACCCGCGGCTGGCGCGCTCGCACGCGGCGCGCGCCGACGCCATTGTCGTGTCGTCGCAGTACGCGGCCGGTGAGGTGACCCGTGAGCTGGGCATCACCCCGTCGCGCGTCCACGTGTGCCCGCCGGGGCGCCCGGACTGGTCCGCCGCGGTCGCGGCGCGACAGGCGAAACAGCGAGGCACCACGATCCTGTTCCTGGGCACGCTGAACCTGCGCAAGAACGTCGGCACCCTGCTCGAGGCCTACGCCCGCCTTCGCGCCCAGGTGCCGGATGCGCCGCGCCTCGTGCTGGCGGGCCACACCACGCCGGACTCGGCCCGCTGGGAGGCCCGCGCCAAGGAGGCGCCACTCGCCGGGCACGTCGAGATCACGGGCTACGTGGACACCGCGACCCGCATCGAGCTGTTCGCCCGCGCGCGGATGCTCGTGCTGCCCTCGTACGAGGAAGGCTTCGGCCTGCCGGTCCTCGAGGCGATGGCGTGCGGGATCCCGGTGGTGGTGTCGGCGCGCGGCTCGCTCCCGGAAGTGGCCGGCCCCGCCGCCGATCCGATCGATCCTGACGATGCGGAGGCGCTGACCGCCCGCATGCGCGCCCTCCTGGACGATGGTGAGGTCGAGGCGGCGGCGCACCGCAGCCTCCTGCAGGCGTCGCTCTACAGCTGGACCGCGTGCGCGGCCGCCGCCCGCAAGGCCTACGCCTCGGCCATGGAGGTCCATGCGCATCGCCGTTGA
- a CDS encoding glycosyltransferase: MRVALIHDWITGMRGGEKALEVFCELFPAADLFTLVYLKGTVTPIIERRLVKKSPIHWLPFAGRLYRQYLPLFPMAVEQFDLDGYDLVISTSHCAAKSVVVTGRAKHLCYCLTPMRYAWDQFDAYFGPDRVGKVPSALLRPVLAGLARWDRATEGRVHRYLAISQYVARRIALYYNRQSTLVYPPVDTDFYTPASDEAAIAVPPTKSPNPQITRSPNFLVVSALVPYKRVDLAMMAARRAGMRLTVVGSGPERHNLERLAGDGIELAGWRSDEEIRDLYRTCTAAILPGEEDFGIVPVEAQACGRPVVALGRGGALDTVIDGETGVLVGDTTVESLEAGLRRAAATTWDPARIRAHADTFSRRRFVAAIEQVVDDTMRAPAGHRW; encoded by the coding sequence GTGCGCGTCGCCCTCATCCACGACTGGATCACCGGAATGCGCGGGGGGGAAAAGGCGCTCGAGGTCTTCTGCGAGCTCTTCCCCGCCGCGGATCTGTTCACGCTGGTCTACCTGAAGGGCACCGTCACGCCGATCATCGAGCGGCGGCTGGTGAAGAAGTCCCCCATCCATTGGCTGCCCTTCGCCGGCAGGCTGTATCGCCAGTACCTGCCGCTCTTCCCCATGGCCGTGGAACAGTTCGACCTGGATGGCTACGACCTGGTGATCAGCACCAGCCACTGCGCCGCCAAGTCGGTGGTCGTGACGGGGCGGGCCAAGCACCTCTGCTACTGCCTGACCCCCATGCGGTACGCGTGGGACCAGTTCGACGCCTATTTCGGCCCGGATCGGGTCGGGAAAGTGCCGAGCGCCCTGCTCCGCCCGGTGCTGGCGGGACTGGCCCGGTGGGACCGCGCCACGGAAGGCCGGGTACACCGCTATCTCGCTATCTCTCAATATGTTGCGCGGAGGATCGCGCTGTACTATAATCGTCAGTCGACCCTTGTGTATCCACCGGTCGACACTGACTTCTACACACCCGCCTCGGACGAGGCGGCGATAGCCGTGCCTCCAACCAAATCCCCAAATCCCCAAATCACCAGATCACCAAATTTTCTCGTGGTGTCTGCCCTGGTTCCCTATAAACGTGTCGATCTGGCCATGATGGCCGCGCGACGCGCCGGCATGCGCCTGACCGTCGTCGGGAGCGGACCCGAACGGCACAACCTCGAGCGCCTGGCGGGCGACGGCATCGAGCTGGCCGGCTGGCGATCGGATGAAGAGATTCGCGACTTGTACCGAACCTGCACGGCGGCCATCCTCCCCGGTGAAGAAGACTTCGGCATCGTGCCGGTCGAGGCGCAGGCCTGCGGCCGGCCGGTCGTGGCCCTGGGCCGCGGCGGCGCGCTCGACACCGTGATCGACGGCGAGACCGGCGTGCTGGTGGGCGACACCACGGTGGAATCGCTCGAAGCCGGCTTGCGGCGCGCGGCGGCGACGACGTGGGACCCCGCCCGCATCCGCGCCCACGCCGATACCTTCTCGCGGCGGCGGTTTGTCGCCGCCATCGAACAGGTCGTGGACGACACCATGCGCGCGCCCGCGGGGCACCGATGGTAA
- a CDS encoding UDP-glucose/GDP-mannose dehydrogenase family protein: MKIAVVGTGYVGLVLGACLAESGNDVTCVDKDDAKVRMLRRGKVPIYEPGLEEMVKRNKTEGRLVFTTELPKAVRTAEVVFIAVGTPQGEDGSADLRHVMGVAREIARAMNGYKVIVNKSTVPVGTAEKVREVVRRETTHPFSVVSNPEFLKQGAAVDDFMKPDRVVIGAEDPRAAELMVKLHKPFTRTGAPIMVMDCASAELSKYASNAFLATKISFMNEIANVCDLFGADVDRVRQAVGADRRIGTSFLFPGVGYGGSCFPKDVKAVTKFSADKKYDFKILKAVDAVNESQKRVLVKKIDAHFGGNLKGKTIAVWGLAFKPKTDDMREAPSVPIIEALLAKGAKIQAYDPEAMTVAKGIFGARITYAAKNYEALKGADALAVITEWQEFREPDFARIKKLMRTPVVFDGRNIYQPDQMKAQGFTYFSIGR, encoded by the coding sequence ATGAAGATCGCGGTGGTGGGGACTGGGTATGTGGGGCTCGTGCTTGGCGCCTGCCTCGCCGAGTCGGGTAACGACGTGACCTGTGTGGACAAGGACGACGCCAAAGTCCGCATGCTCAGGCGCGGCAAGGTGCCCATCTACGAACCCGGCCTCGAAGAGATGGTCAAGCGGAACAAGACCGAGGGCCGGCTGGTGTTCACCACCGAGCTGCCCAAGGCCGTGCGGACGGCCGAGGTGGTCTTCATCGCGGTCGGCACGCCGCAGGGCGAAGACGGCTCCGCCGACCTCCGGCACGTGATGGGTGTGGCGCGCGAGATTGCCCGCGCCATGAACGGCTACAAGGTCATCGTCAACAAGAGCACGGTGCCGGTCGGCACGGCGGAGAAGGTCCGCGAGGTCGTACGGCGCGAAACCACGCATCCGTTCAGCGTGGTCAGCAACCCCGAGTTCCTCAAGCAGGGCGCGGCGGTTGACGACTTCATGAAGCCCGACCGCGTCGTGATTGGCGCCGAAGACCCGCGCGCCGCGGAGCTGATGGTGAAGCTCCATAAGCCGTTCACCCGTACCGGCGCGCCGATCATGGTGATGGACTGCGCGAGCGCCGAGCTGTCGAAGTACGCCTCGAACGCGTTCCTGGCCACCAAGATCTCGTTCATGAACGAGATTGCGAACGTGTGCGACCTGTTCGGCGCCGACGTCGATCGCGTGCGCCAGGCGGTGGGCGCCGATCGCCGCATCGGCACGTCGTTCCTGTTTCCCGGCGTCGGCTACGGCGGCAGCTGCTTTCCGAAAGACGTCAAAGCGGTCACCAAGTTCTCGGCCGACAAGAAGTACGACTTCAAGATCCTGAAGGCCGTGGACGCGGTCAACGAGAGTCAGAAGCGCGTGCTGGTCAAAAAGATCGACGCGCACTTTGGCGGCAACCTCAAGGGCAAGACCATCGCGGTGTGGGGACTGGCCTTCAAGCCCAAGACCGACGACATGCGCGAGGCGCCGTCGGTGCCGATCATCGAGGCGCTGCTGGCCAAGGGCGCCAAGATCCAGGCCTACGATCCCGAGGCCATGACGGTCGCCAAGGGTATCTTCGGCGCCAGGATCACCTACGCCGCCAAGAATTACGAGGCGCTCAAGGGCGCCGACGCGCTGGCGGTGATCACCGAGTGGCAGGAGTTCCGCGAGCCCGACTTCGCGCGCATCAAGAAGCTGATGCGGACGCCGGTCGTGTTCGACGGTCGCAACATCTACCAGCCGGACCAGATGAAGGCGCAAGGCTTCACCTACTTCTCGATCGGACGGTAG
- a CDS encoding DEAD/DEAH box helicase, with translation MPFTTLGLGSKITSALTEQGYVEPTPIQAKAIPIILEGRDIIGVAQTGTGKTAAFVLPLLERLSGSEPTRHMRALIVAPTRELVAQIEENIRAYGRHLNLRYATIFGGVGEGPQIQALRRGVDIAVATPGRLLDLMQQRHVNFADLQVLVLDEADRMLDMGFLPPIRKIVAATPKTRQTLLFSATMSKEIEAVTREVLKSPAHVEIGARSTPVEAVAQWIVEVSQAAKVPALVHLLKDAALESVLVFSRTKHGADRIARKLEDAGIRCATLHSNRTQGQRILALKRFKSGDVRCLVATDIAARGIDVDGISHVINYDFPPQPEDYVHRIGRTGRAQAIGDAISFVSHDEMDDLRRLEKFLGRGIPRRKLEGFVANTPHPPSSSASVGRPASAPGAGRTHARPGASRRPGGGGGGGSWRPRGPGGQRSGPSGRRGRT, from the coding sequence TTGCCATTCACGACGCTCGGCCTCGGCTCGAAGATCACCAGCGCGCTCACGGAACAGGGTTACGTCGAGCCGACGCCGATCCAGGCAAAGGCCATCCCGATCATCCTCGAAGGCCGCGACATCATCGGCGTGGCGCAGACCGGCACCGGCAAGACCGCGGCCTTCGTGCTGCCCTTGCTCGAGCGCCTGAGCGGCTCGGAGCCAACCCGGCACATGCGCGCCCTGATCGTCGCCCCCACGCGCGAGCTGGTGGCGCAGATCGAGGAGAACATCCGCGCCTATGGCCGCCACCTCAACCTGCGCTACGCCACCATCTTCGGCGGCGTCGGCGAGGGCCCGCAGATCCAGGCCCTGCGCCGCGGCGTTGACATCGCCGTGGCCACGCCCGGGCGCCTGCTCGACCTGATGCAGCAGCGGCACGTGAACTTCGCCGACCTGCAGGTGCTGGTGCTGGACGAGGCCGACCGCATGCTGGACATGGGGTTCCTGCCGCCGATCCGCAAGATCGTGGCGGCGACGCCGAAGACCCGCCAGACGCTGCTGTTCTCGGCGACGATGTCGAAAGAGATCGAGGCGGTGACGCGCGAGGTCCTGAAGTCCCCGGCGCACGTGGAGATCGGCGCGCGCTCGACGCCGGTCGAAGCCGTCGCGCAATGGATCGTCGAGGTCTCACAGGCCGCCAAGGTGCCGGCGCTGGTCCACCTGCTCAAGGACGCCGCGCTCGAATCGGTGCTGGTCTTCTCGCGCACCAAGCACGGCGCCGATCGCATTGCCCGCAAGCTGGAGGACGCCGGCATCCGCTGCGCGACGCTGCATTCGAACCGCACCCAGGGCCAGCGGATTCTCGCCCTCAAGCGCTTCAAGTCCGGTGACGTCCGCTGCCTCGTCGCCACCGATATCGCGGCACGCGGCATCGACGTTGACGGCATCTCGCACGTCATCAACTACGACTTCCCGCCGCAGCCGGAAGACTACGTGCACCGCATCGGCCGCACCGGCCGCGCGCAGGCCATCGGCGACGCGATCAGCTTTGTCTCGCACGACGAGATGGACGACCTGCGCCGCCTGGAGAAGTTCCTCGGCCGCGGCATCCCGCGCCGCAAGCTCGAGGGGTTCGTCGCCAACACGCCACACCCACCGTCGTCGTCGGCGTCGGTGGGCAGGCCCGCCTCCGCACCGGGCGCGGGGCGCACGCATGCGCGGCCGGGCGCCAGCCGGCGGCCGGGCGGTGGTGGTGGCGGCGGGTCGTGGCGGCCACGGGGTCCGGGCGGCCAGCGCAGCGGGCCGTCAGGCCGGCGCGGACGGACCTAG